Proteins encoded by one window of Salvia splendens isolate huo1 chromosome 5, SspV2, whole genome shotgun sequence:
- the LOC121804983 gene encoding GATA transcription factor 1-like has protein sequence MEILDPSGACFTDDLLNFNLEGEGEGEGEEESHTIFKGASALKTPKAAAGLGRGPLPGPFPEFVEEEELEWLSNKDAFPSVETCFGILADNPELVMNHQSPISVLENSSSSSHSNASSGSVSVASCCNSLKVPTNYPVRARSKRRRRWTGYGNLPSQQHLWLNPVSIKTKKEVASSFALAPSPAGGMGRRCLHCQAEKTPQWRAGPMGPKTLCNACGVRYKSGRLLPEYRPASSPTFSSVLHSNSHRKVVEMRKQKHVPAGDGDGVEVNVACGYRLG, from the exons ATGGAGATTTTAGACCCTTCTGGCGCGTGTTTCACCGACGACCTTTTGAACTTCAACCTCGAAGGCGAAGGCGAAGGCGAAGGCGAAGAAGAGAGCCACACCATTTTCAAAGGCGCCTCCGCCTTGAAAACACCGAAAGCGGCGGCCGGTTTGGGCCGTGGGCCGCTCCCCGGCCCATTTCCT GAATttgtggaggaggaggagttggAATGGTTATCCAACAAGGACGCTTTCCCCTCGGTGGAGACTTGCTTCGGCATTTTGGCAGACAATCCGGAGCTCGTGATGAACCACCAGAGCCCCATTTCCGTTCTTGAGaatagcagcagcagcagccacagCAACGCCAGCTCTGGCTCCGTCTCCGTCGCCAGCTGCTGCAACAGCCTCAAGGTCCCCACGAACTACCCAGTTCGTGCCCGGAGCAAACGTAGGAGGAGATGGACCGGATACGGCAACCTTCCAAGCCAGCAGCACCTATGGTTGAATCCGGTCAGCATCAAGACCAAGAAGGAAGTCGCATCATCCTTTGCGTTGGCGCCTTCCCCGGCCGGTGGGATGGGGAGGAGGTGCCTGCATTGCCAGGCCGAGAAGACGCCCCAGTGGCGGGCGGGCCCCATGGGGCCGAAGACTCTTTGCAATGCATGCGGGGTGAGGTACAAGTCGGGGCGCCTGCTGCCTGAGTATCGCCCTGCAAGCAGCCCGACTTTCTCAAGCGTGCTGCACTCGAATTCGCACCGGAAGGTGGTGGAGATGAGGAAGCAGAAGCATGTGCCGGCGGGGGATGGAGATGGAGTGGAGGTGAATGTAGCTTGTGGATATAGGCTAGGCTAG